In Geminocystis sp. NIES-3709, a single genomic region encodes these proteins:
- a CDS encoding NERD domain-containing protein — translation MTTTSEEVWQLLKELIEAQKETDRRFQQTERLLKENAQETDHRFQEIKDSFAETNQRFQETDRRFRETERLLKEQSKKTDEQIGKLGNRLGEFVEWQVRPAVVRLFQERGIDVHEFFPDVSVKRATGGLQIDLLVVNETEAILVEVKSKLSQTDVDEHLERLGKFKELMPRYGDVNALGAVAGMIVPDDIGSYAYRKGLYVLAQSGENVVILNDKKFKPRVW, via the coding sequence TCAGAAGAAGTTTGGCAATTATTAAAAGAGTTAATTGAGGCTCAAAAAGAAACCGATCGTCGTTTTCAGCAAACTGAACGTCTTTTAAAAGAAAATGCTCAGGAAACCGATCATCGTTTTCAAGAAATTAAGGACAGTTTTGCCGAAACCAATCAACGTTTTCAAGAAACCGATCGACGTTTTCGAGAAACAGAAAGACTACTAAAAGAACAAAGTAAAAAAACCGATGAGCAAATCGGTAAATTAGGTAATCGTTTAGGAGAATTTGTTGAATGGCAAGTGCGTCCTGCTGTAGTTCGTCTATTTCAAGAAAGAGGTATTGATGTCCATGAGTTTTTCCCTGATGTATCGGTAAAAAGGGCGACTGGTGGGTTACAGATTGATTTATTGGTAGTTAATGAAACCGAAGCGATTTTAGTGGAAGTCAAAAGCAAACTCTCTCAAACAGATGTGGATGAGCATTTAGAGAGGTTAGGTAAATTTAAAGAATTAATGCCCCGTTATGGAGATGTAAACGCATTAGGGGCAGTGGCGGGAATGATTGTACCTGATGACATTGGAAGTTATGCTTATCGTAAAGGTTTATATGTGTTGGCTCAATCTGGGGAAAATGTGGTTATTTTGAATGATAAGAAATTTAAACCAAGGGTGTGGTAA
- a CDS encoding type II toxin-antitoxin system HicB family antitoxin, translating into MLQTPPKINRTILLSLGEDGYYVVEVPSLPGCISQGKTREEAISNIQEAMELYIESLIQDGELIPEDRYEVIKI; encoded by the coding sequence ATGTTACAAACTCCTCCAAAAATTAACAGAACAATTCTTTTATCATTGGGTGAAGATGGTTACTATGTAGTTGAAGTTCCTAGTTTACCTGGTTGCATCAGTCAGGGAAAAACTCGTGAAGAAGCAATCTCTAATATACAAGAAGCGATGGAACTTTATATTGAGTCTTTAATTCAGGATGGGGAATTAATCCCTGAAGATCGTTATG